A single genomic interval of Desulfonatronum thiosulfatophilum harbors:
- a CDS encoding OmpA family protein — MPMNLPEFALEQGEQRHATWSVPWSDLMMVMFILFLVLFVFSLREKERLVLSHRSTASIQSVTSSNAQLNMLPLYEVLRERLLGHERMLNVAFTEDASIVISLFGENFFNPMSYEIEHRPGLLLSKIGHAISVAQGTIVITGFADDAPPTPQGSRTSEQGAWEVAALRAAAVAEHFVHQAGINPEMLIIQARGTAHPLLPDFIETRNSQRRLEIRIDPDQPSSAR, encoded by the coding sequence ATGCCGATGAATCTGCCGGAATTCGCGCTGGAGCAGGGCGAGCAGCGTCACGCTACCTGGTCCGTTCCCTGGTCTGACCTGATGATGGTCATGTTCATCCTGTTTCTTGTTCTGTTCGTCTTTTCCCTCCGGGAAAAGGAGCGCCTGGTGCTCAGTCACCGCTCCACCGCATCCATCCAGTCCGTTACCTCTTCAAACGCGCAACTGAACATGTTGCCCCTGTACGAAGTACTTCGGGAGAGGCTGCTTGGCCATGAGCGGATGCTCAATGTCGCTTTTACGGAAGACGCCTCCATTGTCATCTCACTCTTCGGCGAAAATTTCTTTAATCCCATGAGTTACGAGATTGAGCATCGCCCAGGGCTTTTACTGTCAAAGATCGGACATGCCATCTCCGTAGCCCAGGGAACCATTGTCATCACAGGATTTGCCGACGATGCGCCTCCCACGCCTCAGGGCTCTCGCACCTCTGAGCAAGGAGCGTGGGAGGTCGCGGCTCTCCGAGCTGCCGCGGTCGCGGAGCACTTTGTTCATCAAGCCGGCATCAACCCAGAGATGTTGATCATCCAGGCCCGCGGCACGGCCCACCCTCTGTTGCCGGATTTCATCGAGACAAGGAATTCGCAACGTCGGCTGGAAATTCGTATCGACCCTGATCAACCTTCAAGTGCACGCTGA
- a CDS encoding phosphoadenosine phosphosulfate reductase family protein, whose product MLLQDRLKHSRIMLDEIFSQYGPDRTAVAWTGGKDSTVALWLWRGLLQEHGKFPPRAVNLDTGLKFPEILELRDRMTQEWDVTLHVQRPDIDLNVYPVAADKLTCCRDLKILPLQKAIDECGITALITGLRRDEHPNRTDRDYIEQRRNPDHVQVNPILDWTEMDVWACIMEHGLPYCSLYNVGYRSLGCMPCTLAPDQVQGDAERAGRDPEKERQMESLRSLGYF is encoded by the coding sequence ATGCTGCTTCAAGACAGACTGAAGCATTCGCGAATAATGTTGGATGAAATCTTCAGCCAATACGGCCCCGACCGGACTGCCGTGGCCTGGACCGGCGGCAAGGACTCCACCGTGGCACTCTGGCTGTGGCGCGGGCTCCTGCAGGAGCATGGCAAATTCCCACCACGTGCCGTCAATCTGGATACGGGATTGAAGTTTCCGGAAATCCTGGAGTTGCGTGACCGGATGACTCAGGAGTGGGACGTCACCTTGCACGTCCAGCGGCCGGATATCGACCTGAACGTTTATCCCGTAGCCGCGGACAAATTGACCTGTTGTCGGGATCTGAAAATCCTGCCGCTGCAGAAGGCCATTGATGAGTGCGGCATCACGGCCTTGATCACTGGCCTGCGCCGAGACGAACATCCGAACCGCACCGATCGGGACTATATCGAACAGCGCCGCAATCCGGACCACGTCCAGGTCAATCCGATCCTGGACTGGACGGAAATGGACGTTTGGGCCTGCATCATGGAGCACGGGCTGCCCTACTGCAGCCTGTACAACGTGGGCTATCGATCCCTGGGCTGCATGCCCTGCACCCTGGCTCCGGATCAAGTGCAAGGCGACGCGGAACGGGCTGGGCGGGACCCGGAAAAGGAACGTCAGATGGAAAGCCTGCGAAGCCTTGGGTATTTCTAG
- a CDS encoding glycosyltransferase: MRILSVGGSDFVPAWRNMGHDVLTLGKGSGLDVALEQPIGLRELWEILSSQNFRPDLTVWVDRCRPLEVFGLERMPGAVIGFSIDQYCNPWHVPYSWAFDLFLVAQKDYLPLFADHRAWRECRWFPLYCRPDVDRDEGLERDIPVSFVGTLDPPLNRSRRPFLQQFRSRCPTIVQHGAYTEIFNRSMIVLNQSAVGELNFRLFQAAACGAAVLTEDVPNGLRDAFTPDEEILVYPRGNAGEAVRIAFDALSEPERLRKIALQGKRRVLREHSATVRAKEIIRLAEKLLTSRVELKRKTGSVLVREHMIKTYTFLASDADLPLPLDHRQLYIEAARETFLGQV, from the coding sequence ATGCGCATCTTGAGTGTCGGCGGATCGGATTTTGTACCGGCCTGGAGGAACATGGGGCATGATGTTCTCACTCTGGGCAAGGGGAGCGGCCTGGATGTTGCGCTGGAGCAACCCATTGGTCTGCGTGAACTCTGGGAAATCCTGTCTTCCCAAAATTTTCGTCCGGATTTGACGGTCTGGGTGGATCGCTGCCGCCCCCTGGAGGTCTTCGGGCTGGAGCGGATGCCGGGAGCGGTGATCGGCTTTTCCATCGACCAGTACTGCAATCCATGGCATGTGCCCTACAGCTGGGCGTTTGACCTCTTTCTGGTGGCGCAGAAGGATTACCTGCCGCTCTTCGCGGACCATAGAGCCTGGCGGGAATGCCGCTGGTTTCCGCTCTATTGCCGACCGGATGTTGATCGGGACGAGGGGCTCGAGCGGGATATCCCGGTGAGTTTCGTGGGCACCCTTGATCCACCGTTGAACAGGTCCCGGCGGCCTTTTCTGCAGCAGTTTCGAAGCCGATGTCCGACCATTGTACAGCACGGCGCCTATACGGAAATTTTTAATCGCAGCATGATCGTGCTCAATCAGAGCGCTGTGGGCGAGCTGAATTTTCGTCTCTTTCAGGCCGCGGCCTGCGGCGCGGCCGTGCTTACGGAAGATGTGCCCAACGGTTTGCGGGATGCCTTTACACCCGACGAGGAAATCCTGGTCTATCCCCGAGGCAATGCCGGCGAAGCAGTGCGAATCGCATTCGATGCCTTAAGTGAGCCGGAACGACTGAGAAAGATCGCGCTACAGGGCAAACGCAGAGTTTTGCGAGAGCATAGCGCGACGGTCAGAGCCAAAGAAATCATCCGCCTGGCCGAGAAATTGCTCACCTCACGAGTGGAATTAAAACGCAAGACAGGATCAGTTCTGGTTCGTGAACACATGATTAAAACCTACACATTCCTGGCATCTGACGCAGACTTGCCTTTGCCCCTGGATCATCGCCAACTTTACATCGAAGCCGCCCGAGAGACTTTTCTGGGCCAAGTATAA
- the ispG gene encoding flavodoxin-dependent (E)-4-hydroxy-3-methylbut-2-enyl-diphosphate synthase, translating to MTNTSDATPIPRRHPTRTVTLGGVPLGSAHPIRVQSMTNTDTRDAEATIRQISELVEAGCEFVRLAVPDENAAQVLPAIQSAAPVPLIADIHFDHRLALKALEAGLQGLRINPGNIGSKTYVDRVVDAASANGACIRIGVNGGSLEKELLQKYGGATPEAMVESALGHAVLLEKRGFGNFKISLKSSSVPRTIAAYRLLAARLDCPLHVGITEAGTLLRGAVKSGVGLGILLWEGLGDTLRVSLTADPVLEVRAAWEILRSLGLRQRGPEIISCPTCGRTEIDLQDLAEEVERRLAGVTDVFTVAVMGCVVNGPGEAREADIGLAGGRDCGLIFSRGEILRKVRGRDELLPEFMRELEAFLVERRAGGDQ from the coding sequence ATGACGAACACATCCGACGCAACTCCCATTCCCCGTCGCCATCCCACAAGAACCGTCACCTTGGGAGGCGTGCCTCTGGGCAGCGCGCATCCCATCCGCGTGCAGAGCATGACCAACACGGACACCCGGGACGCGGAGGCCACCATCCGGCAGATCTCCGAGCTGGTCGAGGCCGGATGCGAGTTCGTGCGGCTGGCCGTGCCGGACGAAAATGCCGCGCAAGTTCTGCCGGCGATCCAGTCCGCCGCTCCGGTGCCGCTCATCGCGGACATTCATTTCGACCACCGCCTGGCCCTGAAGGCTTTGGAAGCCGGGCTGCAGGGGCTGCGCATCAATCCCGGCAACATCGGTTCCAAGACCTATGTGGATCGGGTGGTGGACGCGGCCTCCGCCAATGGGGCATGCATCCGGATCGGCGTGAACGGCGGCTCCCTGGAAAAGGAACTTCTGCAAAAATACGGCGGAGCCACGCCGGAAGCCATGGTCGAGAGCGCTCTCGGCCATGCGGTGCTGCTGGAAAAGCGCGGCTTCGGCAATTTCAAGATCTCCTTAAAATCCTCCTCGGTCCCCCGAACTATTGCCGCCTATCGCCTGCTGGCCGCTCGGCTGGACTGTCCGCTGCACGTGGGCATCACCGAGGCCGGAACCCTGCTCCGGGGCGCGGTCAAGTCCGGGGTGGGACTGGGGATCCTGCTCTGGGAAGGTCTGGGCGACACGCTACGGGTGTCGCTGACCGCGGATCCGGTCCTGGAAGTCCGGGCAGCCTGGGAAATTCTCCGCTCCCTGGGTCTGCGCCAACGCGGTCCGGAAATCATTTCCTGCCCCACCTGCGGACGGACCGAAATCGATCTGCAGGATCTGGCCGAGGAAGTGGAACGCCGTTTGGCCGGGGTGACCGACGTGTTCACCGTGGCCGTAATGGGCTGCGTGGTCAACGGGCCGGGCGAAGCCCGGGAGGCGGACATCGGACTGGCCGGAGGCCGGGACTGCGGTCTGATATTTAGCCGCGGCGAAATCCTGCGCAAAGTCCGCGGCCGGGATGAACTGCTCCCGGAATTCATGCGCGAGCTGGAAGCGTTTTTGGTGGAGCGAAGAGCAGGTGGTGATCAGTAA
- a CDS encoding proline--tRNA ligase, translated as MRWSKYYLPTLKEHPAEAEVVSHRLLMRAGMIRKLTSGIYTYLPLGLRCLDKIARIVREEMNRAGALEVFMPMVQPADLWKESGRWVVYGKELLRIQDRHGRDYCLGPTHEEVITDLIRGEIRSYRQLPVNLYQIQTKYRDEIRPRFGLMRGREFIMKDAYSFDRDDEGADASYRAMYDAYMRTFTRFGMVFRAVEADSGAIGGSFSHEFMVLASTGEDTIAVCTACDFAANLEKAEAVLRGVGDETQAPPMEQVATPDKHTVEDVAEFLGVEPARILKTLLYEVDGRPVAAVIRGDRELNEIKLKNVLDANELNLATPEQVQAWTKAPVGFAGPVDLHVDAIWADREVGMSRDWISGANLPDTHLRHVDPARDAVIAGYVDLRQVTAEDPCPRCGAALQLPKGIEVGHVFKLGTKYSEAMGARYLDENGKEQLIIMGCYGIGVSRIMAACLEQNNDENGALFPPPIAPFQIELILLNSKNQELLAQATALHDRLEAMGFEVLLDDRDERPGVKFKDADLIGLPGQLILGEKGLARGVLEAKNRKTGERTELALEDLETHVRQWWQGILKDWGLDEGKAS; from the coding sequence ATGCGCTGGAGCAAATACTACCTGCCGACCCTGAAGGAGCATCCGGCTGAGGCCGAGGTGGTCAGCCACCGTTTGCTGATGCGAGCGGGGATGATCCGCAAGCTGACCTCCGGGATTTATACCTACCTGCCCCTGGGGCTGCGCTGTCTGGACAAGATCGCCAGGATCGTGCGCGAGGAGATGAACCGGGCCGGGGCTCTGGAAGTGTTCATGCCCATGGTTCAGCCGGCGGACCTGTGGAAGGAATCCGGACGCTGGGTGGTCTACGGGAAGGAGTTGCTGCGCATCCAGGATCGTCATGGCCGGGATTACTGCCTGGGGCCGACCCACGAGGAAGTGATCACCGACCTGATCCGGGGCGAGATCCGTTCCTATCGGCAGTTGCCCGTGAACCTGTACCAGATCCAGACCAAGTACCGGGACGAAATCCGGCCCCGGTTCGGACTGATGCGCGGCCGGGAATTCATCATGAAGGACGCCTACTCCTTCGACCGGGACGACGAGGGCGCGGACGCGAGTTACCGGGCCATGTACGATGCCTACATGCGCACGTTCACCCGTTTCGGAATGGTCTTCCGGGCCGTGGAAGCGGATTCGGGGGCCATCGGCGGCAGCTTTTCCCACGAGTTCATGGTCCTGGCGAGCACCGGCGAGGACACCATTGCCGTATGCACGGCCTGCGACTTTGCAGCGAATCTGGAGAAAGCGGAAGCGGTTCTGCGAGGAGTTGGCGACGAAACGCAAGCTCCCCCCATGGAGCAGGTGGCCACGCCGGACAAACATACTGTGGAGGATGTGGCCGAGTTTCTGGGAGTGGAACCCGCACGCATCCTGAAGACCCTGCTTTATGAGGTCGACGGACGGCCCGTGGCGGCAGTCATCCGCGGAGATCGCGAGTTGAATGAAATCAAGCTGAAGAATGTGCTCGACGCCAATGAGCTGAACCTTGCCACGCCGGAGCAGGTTCAGGCCTGGACCAAGGCGCCGGTGGGATTTGCCGGTCCCGTGGACCTGCATGTGGACGCCATCTGGGCGGACCGGGAGGTGGGGATGAGTCGGGACTGGATTTCGGGCGCCAACCTGCCGGACACCCATCTGCGTCATGTCGATCCGGCCCGCGACGCCGTGATTGCCGGATACGTGGATCTGCGCCAGGTCACGGCCGAGGACCCCTGCCCGCGATGCGGCGCGGCCCTGCAGCTGCCCAAGGGCATCGAGGTCGGTCATGTCTTCAAGTTGGGCACCAAGTACAGCGAGGCCATGGGCGCACGGTACCTGGACGAAAACGGCAAGGAACAACTGATCATCATGGGCTGCTACGGCATCGGCGTAAGTCGAATCATGGCCGCCTGCCTGGAGCAGAACAACGATGAAAACGGGGCTCTGTTCCCGCCGCCCATCGCTCCGTTCCAGATCGAGCTGATCCTGCTGAACAGCAAAAATCAGGAACTGCTGGCACAGGCAACAGCCTTGCACGACCGTCTGGAAGCCATGGGCTTCGAGGTGCTGTTGGACGACAGAGACGAACGACCTGGCGTGAAATTCAAGGACGCGGACCTGATTGGCCTGCCCGGCCAGCTCATCCTGGGCGAGAAAGGCCTGGCCCGAGGCGTGCTGGAAGCCAAAAACCGCAAGACCGGAGAGCGTACCGAGCTGGCGCTGGAGGATCTGGAAACTCACGTTCGACAATGGTGGCAGGGTATTCTCAAAGATTGGGGATTAGACGAAGGAAAGGCTTCTTAG
- the xseA gene encoding exodeoxyribonuclease VII large subunit, with protein sequence MAYIFSVRELTQAVKATLEGEFPLIWVRGQVSNLSRPGSGHIYFTLKDGDACLGAVWFKSQQWQIGSGGCPRIADGQEVVCVGRLTVYPPRGTYQLVVEMVQDQGLGALFMAFEALKKRLAAQGYFDTDRKRPLPSYPRRVAVVTAPNSAALRDFLCLSDERGFGASIRIHPVLVQGEEAPGQIVRAVQEANLHEWAEVIVLIRGGGSLEDLWAFNSEDLAKSIFVSNIPVLTGIGHEVDTSIADLVADVRAATPSHAAQLLWPERRELIQAVDELECRLQKAGRELLRRKEVLLTGQEKALAWLSPRVRVLRAMERLETLERDMCRSAQRMMENRRLTLEQSRAALTRTLGVRYWSARQAHLEQQIRMLCSAASEPVRTREHGLGKLEISLNSLDPVRPLRKGFCLVESVQTGRYVRDSREVAQGDTLRIMPRSGTITAEVIARDEE encoded by the coding sequence ATGGCCTACATCTTCTCTGTTCGTGAACTGACCCAGGCCGTAAAGGCGACCCTGGAGGGGGAGTTTCCTCTTATCTGGGTCCGGGGGCAGGTGTCCAATCTGTCCAGACCGGGTTCGGGGCATATCTATTTTACGCTCAAGGACGGCGATGCCTGCCTGGGCGCGGTCTGGTTCAAGTCTCAGCAGTGGCAGATCGGATCGGGAGGATGCCCAAGAATCGCGGACGGACAGGAAGTGGTCTGCGTAGGGCGATTGACGGTTTATCCGCCGCGGGGAACTTATCAGCTTGTTGTTGAAATGGTGCAGGACCAAGGTCTCGGGGCGCTGTTCATGGCTTTCGAGGCGCTGAAGAAGCGGCTTGCCGCTCAGGGCTATTTCGATACCGACCGCAAGCGTCCTCTGCCGTCATACCCGCGAAGGGTCGCCGTGGTCACCGCGCCGAACAGCGCGGCCTTGCGGGACTTCCTGTGCCTGTCGGATGAACGCGGCTTCGGTGCGTCCATCCGCATCCATCCCGTGCTGGTGCAGGGAGAGGAAGCGCCGGGGCAGATTGTCCGGGCAGTACAGGAAGCCAATCTGCATGAATGGGCCGAGGTGATCGTGCTCATTCGCGGCGGCGGCTCCCTGGAGGATCTGTGGGCCTTCAACAGCGAGGATCTGGCCAAGTCGATATTTGTCTCGAACATTCCGGTGCTCACCGGTATCGGCCATGAGGTGGACACTTCCATCGCCGATCTCGTGGCGGACGTGCGGGCGGCCACCCCCAGCCACGCGGCCCAGCTCCTCTGGCCGGAACGCCGCGAATTGATCCAGGCCGTGGACGAGCTGGAATGCCGGCTGCAAAAGGCGGGACGTGAACTGCTCCGACGCAAGGAAGTTCTGCTTACCGGCCAGGAAAAAGCTCTGGCCTGGCTTTCACCCCGGGTGCGGGTACTCAGAGCCATGGAGCGGCTGGAAACCCTGGAGCGGGATATGTGCCGCAGCGCCCAGCGGATGATGGAGAACCGACGCCTCACTTTGGAGCAGAGCCGCGCCGCCCTGACCAGGACCCTGGGCGTCCGGTACTGGAGTGCCCGACAGGCCCACCTGGAGCAGCAAATCCGGATGCTCTGCTCGGCGGCATCGGAACCAGTCCGTACTCGCGAACATGGCCTCGGAAAGCTTGAAATTTCCCTGAACAGCCTGGATCCGGTTCGTCCTCTGCGGAAAGGCTTCTGCCTGGTCGAGTCCGTGCAGACCGGCCGGTATGTTCGCGACAGCCGGGAAGTGGCCCAAGGCGACACTCTGCGGATCATGCCGCGCTCAGGCACGATCACGGCTGAAGTCATCGCCAGGGATGAGGAGTGA
- a CDS encoding M23 family metallopeptidase, with protein MTTLSAWAGIRIESPDHVDVGMPFFLRVFGPENFREITFRWQDKDLTVLAVAGEHGREAVVLLGVCLESPLGVQRIDGTVQKGDQRLPFTHEVHVQPRTFPEQWLQVAREMVSPDQSLHPRIEEERRKVRAALERVTPDRLWETPFVRPVSGNISSEFGLRRFFNDQPRAPHRGVDLRGAEGTLVRAFSNGKVVLTGDHFFAGRSVYIDHGLGVVTQYIHLSEVTVQEGQKIIAGEPIGKVGATGRVTGPHLHFGLSILGFWVDPLALLD; from the coding sequence ATGACGACGCTTTCGGCCTGGGCCGGAATTCGGATTGAGAGTCCGGACCATGTGGATGTGGGAATGCCTTTTTTTCTGCGTGTCTTCGGACCGGAGAACTTTCGTGAGATAACGTTTCGCTGGCAGGACAAGGATCTGACCGTTCTGGCCGTTGCCGGTGAGCATGGGAGAGAGGCGGTTGTTTTGCTGGGAGTCTGCCTGGAATCCCCCTTGGGCGTGCAACGGATTGACGGTACCGTGCAGAAGGGCGACCAGCGCTTGCCGTTCACTCATGAGGTCCACGTGCAGCCTCGCACGTTTCCGGAACAGTGGCTGCAGGTGGCGAGAGAAATGGTTTCGCCGGATCAAAGCCTCCATCCCCGGATCGAGGAGGAGCGTCGTAAGGTTCGGGCCGCGCTGGAGCGCGTCACCCCGGACAGGTTATGGGAGACGCCTTTTGTGCGGCCCGTATCGGGCAATATTTCCAGCGAGTTCGGTCTGCGCAGATTTTTCAACGACCAGCCCCGTGCTCCGCACCGGGGAGTAGATCTGCGCGGTGCGGAAGGAACCTTGGTCCGGGCTTTCAGCAATGGCAAGGTCGTGCTGACGGGGGATCATTTTTTTGCCGGACGTTCCGTCTACATCGACCACGGGCTGGGCGTGGTCACCCAGTACATCCACTTATCCGAGGTAACGGTCCAGGAAGGCCAGAAGATCATTGCGGGCGAGCCCATCGGCAAGGTCGGCGCCACCGGCCGGGTCACCGGACCGCACCTGCACTTCGGCTTGAGCATACTGGGCTTCTGGGTCGATCCCCTGGCGCTTCTGGATTAG
- a CDS encoding SDR family NAD(P)-dependent oxidoreductase → MTIRNNASSKHALHGKTLLLTGASMGIGRALAVALAGVGVNLVINARSEDRLRETREMCVGSGAVVEEIAGDASRSEIVDAMVAKAGDIGGLWGFIHAAGLLHPGPHVWELAEEEFQAVFQANVVAAYQLIRACMPLLLRQGEGLAVFFGSGAAVKTQPGIAAYCAAKAAEEHLARQLAAEAPQITSTVYRPGVVETRMQSQARESEGGAARQLQQVFKAFKEQGQLITPEESAAGLVRLLSSSPKRLHGGTWDVRDMG, encoded by the coding sequence ATGACTATACGCAACAATGCTTCATCAAAGCATGCGCTTCACGGCAAGACTCTGCTCCTTACCGGCGCGTCCATGGGCATCGGACGTGCTTTGGCCGTGGCTCTGGCCGGGGTGGGAGTCAACCTGGTGATCAATGCCCGGAGCGAGGACCGTCTGCGAGAGACGCGGGAAATGTGCGTCGGTTCCGGAGCGGTTGTCGAGGAGATCGCAGGCGATGCTTCCCGTTCGGAAATCGTTGATGCCATGGTCGCGAAAGCCGGCGATATCGGTGGACTTTGGGGATTCATTCATGCCGCCGGACTGTTGCATCCGGGCCCGCATGTTTGGGAGTTGGCAGAGGAGGAATTTCAGGCCGTCTTTCAGGCCAATGTGGTCGCTGCGTATCAGTTGATCCGGGCCTGCATGCCTCTGCTTCTGCGGCAGGGCGAGGGGTTGGCCGTGTTTTTCGGTTCCGGGGCTGCCGTGAAGACCCAGCCCGGCATAGCGGCTTACTGCGCCGCCAAGGCCGCTGAGGAGCACCTGGCCAGGCAACTGGCCGCCGAGGCTCCGCAGATCACTTCAACGGTCTACCGGCCCGGTGTTGTCGAGACCAGGATGCAGTCCCAGGCCCGTGAATCCGAAGGTGGCGCGGCCAGGCAACTCCAGCAGGTATTTAAGGCCTTCAAGGAGCAGGGACAGCTGATAACTCCCGAAGAATCCGCGGCCGGGCTGGTCCGGCTGCTTTCTTCCAGTCCGAAGCGCTTACATGGCGGGACGTGGGACGTGCGGGACATGGGCTGA
- a CDS encoding CAAX prenyl protease-related protein, with amino-acid sequence MQDKAWPRILPFALFMAIIGLEESLIFLDNRGWLDLQGFAFDLLYPLRPLAALTALLLLYRAYTELQWIDLTKWGQTLLSVCLGLLVFVLWINMDWTIGAMTEPPGFNPHVFPEGPQRWLMIAIRVSSAVIVVPIMEEIFWRSFLLRYIINSSFSKVPLGTFTWPSLLIGSLLFGLAHHFILAGIMAGIAYAWLLYRTKSLAQCILAHAVTNLALAIYVLRTEQWFFW; translated from the coding sequence ATGCAAGATAAAGCTTGGCCCCGCATCCTGCCCTTTGCTCTGTTCATGGCTATTATCGGTCTTGAAGAAAGTCTCATTTTTCTGGACAACAGAGGATGGCTGGATCTTCAAGGATTTGCATTTGACCTGCTCTACCCGCTCAGGCCGCTGGCAGCGTTGACCGCCCTGCTTCTCTTGTACAGGGCATATACCGAATTGCAGTGGATTGATCTGACAAAATGGGGCCAGACCTTGCTGAGCGTGTGCCTGGGGCTGCTGGTTTTCGTTTTATGGATCAACATGGATTGGACCATCGGCGCTATGACCGAACCGCCGGGCTTTAATCCTCATGTTTTTCCGGAAGGCCCTCAGCGCTGGCTCATGATCGCCATTCGCGTGTCCAGCGCCGTGATCGTGGTTCCGATCATGGAGGAGATCTTCTGGCGCTCCTTTCTTCTCCGCTACATCATCAACAGTTCTTTTTCCAAAGTCCCTCTCGGAACGTTCACATGGCCTTCGCTGCTGATTGGCTCCCTGCTGTTCGGCTTGGCCCACCACTTCATTCTGGCCGGCATCATGGCCGGAATCGCATATGCCTGGCTCCTTTACCGCACCAAAAGCCTCGCTCAATGCATCCTGGCCCATGCCGTGACCAATCTGGCTCTGGCCATCTACGTGCTGCGCACGGAACAGTGGTTTTTTTGGTAA